The following are encoded together in the Spirochaetota bacterium genome:
- the nqrE gene encoding NADH:ubiquinone reductase (Na(+)-transporting) subunit E: MELVNIGIRAIFTENIILAYFLGMCSFLALSKKMPTSLGLGVAVVFVLSITAPANWIIHEYVLREGALAWLGPQFKEVDLGFLVFISFIAVIAALVQVVEMAIEKFSSKLYSALGIYLPLITVNCAILGVSLFMVERRLTLAETAVFGFSSGLGWFMAIVSMAAIRWKLRYSNIPSGMRGLGITMLVTGLMAMAFMIFSGISLGH; this comes from the coding sequence ATGGAACTTGTAAACATCGGCATTCGCGCGATATTCACCGAAAACATCATACTGGCGTATTTCCTGGGCATGTGCTCGTTCCTGGCCCTGTCGAAAAAAATGCCAACATCGCTCGGCCTGGGCGTGGCGGTGGTCTTCGTTCTCTCCATCACCGCCCCGGCCAACTGGATCATCCACGAGTACGTGCTCCGCGAGGGCGCGCTCGCGTGGCTCGGCCCGCAATTCAAGGAGGTGGACTTAGGCTTTCTCGTATTCATCTCGTTCATAGCCGTCATAGCGGCGCTGGTACAGGTTGTGGAAATGGCGATCGAAAAGTTCTCGTCGAAGCTCTACAGCGCTCTCGGCATCTATCTTCCGCTCATCACGGTCAACTGCGCGATCCTCGGCGTTTCGCTCTTCATGGTGGAGCGCCGGCTAACGCTCGCCGAAACCGCGGTCTTCGGCTTCAGCTCCGGACTCGGCTGGTTCATGGCCATTGTCAGCATGGCGGCAATACGGTGGAAACTGCGCTATTCGAACATTCCCTCCGGCATGAGGGGGCTGGGCATCACCATGCTTGTCACCGGCCTCATGGCCATGGCGTTCATGATATTCTCCGGAATCAGCCTGGGGCACTGA
- a CDS encoding Na(+)-translocating NADH-quinone reductase subunit A — MANYRLKKGYDIRIAGEAEKFIERAPLPESVGLYPADFYGMTPKPLVEGGERVKVGTPLWRDKRRESLVVTSPVSGTVAEVRRGERRVLGAVVIRTDGKQHVATTAAPPPKRVSSSARGDIIGALCAAGLFPLVRQRPFGTIADPQATPRDIFVTAMDTAPLAPDQGLIIKNHQREFQRGIDVLAVLTPGKVHLCADGGPGGDSLFDGVKNVEHHRFAGPHPAGNVGVHIHHVSPIRGAGDIVWHCTVQGVILIGRFFIAGAPSFEVTAAVAGPAAARRRYVEVLAGAEISSFAGASDAFPSARFISGNVLTGRNAGADGFLGFGDNLVTIIPETKKSVFLGWLSPGFSLESFSGSFVSRLMPRRRFAIDTNRNGSVRAFVATGIYERLLPMDILPLFLLKSILAGDIEEMEKLGILDVTPEDFALCEYACPSKTDIQRILRDGIDLVLKEARERE; from the coding sequence ATGGCGAACTACAGGCTGAAAAAGGGATACGACATCCGCATCGCGGGCGAGGCCGAAAAGTTCATCGAGCGCGCGCCGTTGCCTGAGAGCGTGGGGCTGTATCCGGCCGACTTTTACGGCATGACGCCGAAACCGCTTGTGGAGGGCGGCGAACGGGTCAAGGTCGGCACGCCGCTCTGGCGCGACAAGCGCAGGGAGTCGCTCGTCGTCACGTCTCCGGTTAGCGGCACGGTGGCAGAAGTCCGCCGCGGAGAGCGGCGGGTGCTGGGGGCCGTGGTCATACGGACCGACGGAAAACAGCACGTCGCCACGACAGCCGCCCCCCCTCCAAAACGCGTATCTTCCTCGGCGCGAGGAGACATCATCGGCGCACTCTGTGCGGCCGGACTCTTCCCCCTCGTCCGCCAGCGCCCCTTCGGCACGATCGCCGACCCACAGGCCACGCCGCGCGACATCTTCGTTACGGCCATGGACACCGCGCCGCTCGCTCCGGACCAGGGGCTCATTATAAAAAACCACCAGCGGGAATTCCAGCGTGGCATCGACGTGCTCGCGGTCCTCACCCCGGGCAAAGTGCATCTCTGCGCGGATGGAGGCCCGGGCGGCGACTCCCTTTTCGACGGCGTGAAAAACGTTGAGCACCACCGCTTCGCAGGCCCGCACCCTGCCGGAAACGTCGGCGTGCATATCCATCACGTCTCCCCGATACGCGGCGCCGGCGACATCGTGTGGCACTGCACGGTCCAGGGGGTCATTCTGATCGGACGATTTTTCATTGCGGGTGCGCCCTCGTTCGAGGTTACGGCAGCCGTAGCGGGACCGGCGGCGGCGCGGAGACGTTACGTAGAGGTCCTTGCGGGCGCGGAGATTTCATCCTTCGCCGGGGCGTCGGACGCGTTTCCGTCGGCGCGATTCATTTCCGGGAACGTCCTCACGGGCCGCAATGCCGGCGCGGACGGCTTTCTCGGCTTCGGCGACAACCTGGTCACAATCATTCCTGAAACGAAAAAAAGCGTGTTCCTGGGCTGGCTCTCCCCGGGGTTCTCGCTCGAGAGCTTCTCGGGCTCGTTTGTCTCGCGGCTTATGCCGCGGCGGCGCTTCGCGATCGACACCAACCGCAACGGCAGCGTCCGCGCCTTCGTCGCCACCGGCATCTACGAGCGCCTGCTGCCGATGGATATACTGCCTTTGTTTCTCCTGAAGTCCATACTCGCCGGCGATATCGAGGAGATGGAAAAGCTCGGCATACTCGATGTAACGCCGGAAGACTTCGCGCTGTGCGAATATGCCTGCCCCTCCAAGACCGACATACAGCGCATACTGCGAGACGGGATCGATCTCGTGCTCAAGGAGGCGCGGGAAAGAGAATGA
- a CDS encoding NADH:ubiquinone reductase (Na(+)-transporting) subunit D, with the protein MAVDKKIFLSPINENNPITTQVLGICSALAVTSQLKPSIVMGLAVIAVVAFSNLITSFMREYIPQKVRIIVEMTVVASLVILVDQLLKAYAFQMSKQLSVFVGLIITNCIVLGRIEAFSMGNRPVPSFVDGLGNGLGYALILFVVGFFRELLGFGKILGYQVLPESLYAAGYENNGLMVLAPGAFIILSLIIWLQRTISGYRED; encoded by the coding sequence ATGGCAGTCGATAAAAAAATCTTCCTTTCCCCGATAAACGAAAACAATCCCATCACCACCCAGGTGCTGGGCATATGCTCGGCGCTCGCCGTCACCTCGCAGCTCAAGCCGTCGATCGTGATGGGGCTGGCCGTCATCGCCGTGGTCGCCTTCTCGAACCTTATCACCTCGTTCATGCGGGAATATATTCCGCAGAAGGTGCGCATCATCGTCGAGATGACCGTGGTGGCCTCGCTCGTCATCCTTGTGGACCAGCTGCTCAAGGCCTACGCCTTCCAGATGTCCAAGCAGCTTTCGGTCTTTGTGGGCCTCATCATCACCAACTGCATCGTGCTGGGGCGCATCGAGGCCTTCTCGATGGGAAACCGCCCCGTTCCATCATTTGTCGACGGACTGGGGAACGGCCTGGGATACGCGCTCATCCTCTTTGTCGTCGGTTTTTTCCGGGAACTCCTGGGGTTCGGAAAAATCCTCGGCTACCAGGTGCTCCCGGAGTCGCTGTACGCGGCGGGCTACGAGAACAACGGCCTGATGGTGCTCGCACCGGGCGCGTTCATCATCCTCTCGCTCATCATCTGGCTGCAGCGAACCATATCCGGATACCGCGAGGACTGA
- a CDS encoding NADH:ubiquinone reductase (Na(+)-transporting) subunit B, translating into MKPPGKMRSAFEKGGRLERFWPLVDAAETFFFRLPVRTAGGAHIRDAYDLKRMMMIVVVALFPSMIFGTYNVGYQFYASAGISADHIACMLKGLTVIIPLYVVTFAVGGAWEVFFALIRGEEINEGFFVTGALIPLVMPPAIPLWQLALAVSFGVVLGKELFGGTGMNIFNPALVSRAFLFFAYPKSISGAGVWTLTGDRVVDAYTMATPLHLGIEPKGDIITHLSANGFDFWRMFTGLEPGSIGETSVIAILIGALILIITGVGSWRIIVSVFAGGAVVALVCNAFAPSPASILALPAHYHFVMGGFAFGAVFMATDPVSAAGTNSGKYVYGFLIGALTVMVRTLNPAYPEGMMLAILFMNLFAPLIDYTVVQLNMKRRVRRAAG; encoded by the coding sequence ATGAAACCACCCGGAAAGATGCGATCGGCGTTCGAAAAAGGGGGACGCCTCGAACGGTTCTGGCCGCTCGTCGACGCGGCCGAGACCTTTTTCTTCCGCCTGCCGGTGCGCACGGCCGGCGGGGCCCATATCCGCGACGCGTACGACCTCAAGCGCATGATGATGATCGTTGTGGTTGCGCTCTTTCCCAGCATGATCTTCGGCACCTATAACGTCGGCTACCAGTTTTACGCCTCGGCCGGCATTTCGGCCGATCACATCGCCTGCATGCTCAAGGGCCTTACGGTGATCATTCCGCTCTACGTCGTCACCTTCGCCGTCGGCGGGGCCTGGGAGGTGTTCTTCGCCCTCATCCGCGGCGAGGAGATCAACGAGGGATTTTTCGTCACCGGCGCGCTCATCCCGCTCGTCATGCCGCCGGCCATCCCGCTGTGGCAGCTTGCGCTGGCGGTGAGCTTCGGCGTGGTGCTCGGCAAGGAGCTCTTCGGCGGCACGGGTATGAACATCTTCAACCCGGCGCTCGTCAGCCGCGCTTTTCTTTTCTTCGCCTATCCAAAGTCCATCTCGGGCGCCGGCGTGTGGACGCTCACCGGCGACAGGGTGGTCGACGCCTACACCATGGCCACGCCGCTGCACCTTGGCATCGAGCCGAAGGGAGACATCATAACCCATCTTTCAGCCAACGGGTTCGATTTCTGGAGGATGTTCACCGGCCTCGAACCGGGCAGCATAGGGGAGACCAGCGTTATCGCGATACTGATCGGGGCGCTCATCCTCATCATAACAGGCGTCGGGAGCTGGCGAATCATCGTTTCGGTCTTCGCCGGCGGCGCTGTGGTGGCGCTCGTCTGCAACGCCTTCGCCCCGTCGCCCGCGAGCATACTGGCGCTCCCCGCGCACTACCATTTCGTGATGGGCGGCTTCGCCTTCGGCGCGGTCTTCATGGCCACCGACCCGGTCTCGGCCGCGGGGACGAACTCCGGCAAGTACGTCTATGGCTTTTTGATCGGCGCGCTCACCGTCATGGTCCGCACGCTCAACCCGGCCTACCCGGAAGGGATGATGCTCGCCATACTCTTCATGAATCTTTTCGCGCCGCTCATCGATTACACGGTGGTGCAGCTCAATATGAAACGGAGGGTGCGCCGTGCGGCAGGGTAA
- the nqrC gene encoding NADH:ubiquinone reductase (Na(+)-transporting) subunit C: MRQGNAYTLIFLAAVALAASLVLSLASHLLKERQVLLQRADMKRNILIAAGFMECYADAHEAKREMDPGICADVHLYYQAHMRALLLDHRGKVVDEPGTRPELVDPAREAEKPPGKRRYPVFLRVDSIKGKEVVSAYCIPIYGKGLWSSLYGYLALEPDLNTVKGLTFHKQGETPGLGAEIQSRWFQDGFKGKKILDGGGNLVSITVLKGKLDPSSPQAAHLVDGISGATLTTKGVTELLMRSLSMYEPYFTMIRRGGVEHGSR, translated from the coding sequence GTGCGGCAGGGTAACGCGTACACGCTCATCTTTCTGGCAGCGGTGGCGCTCGCCGCCTCGCTCGTCCTCTCCCTCGCCTCTCATCTCCTCAAGGAGCGTCAGGTCCTGCTGCAGCGGGCCGACATGAAACGGAACATCCTCATCGCCGCGGGCTTCATGGAGTGCTACGCGGACGCCCACGAGGCGAAACGCGAGATGGATCCCGGCATCTGCGCCGACGTGCATCTCTATTACCAGGCGCACATGCGCGCGCTGCTTCTCGACCACCGGGGGAAGGTCGTCGATGAACCGGGAACGCGCCCGGAACTCGTGGATCCCGCGCGCGAGGCCGAAAAGCCCCCCGGGAAACGGCGCTATCCGGTTTTTCTGCGCGTCGATTCGATCAAAGGAAAAGAAGTGGTCTCCGCCTACTGCATCCCCATTTACGGAAAGGGACTCTGGTCCTCGCTCTATGGATATCTCGCGCTCGAGCCCGACCTCAACACCGTAAAGGGCCTCACCTTCCATAAACAGGGCGAGACGCCGGGGCTCGGCGCCGAAATACAGTCCCGCTGGTTCCAGGATGGATTCAAGGGAAAGAAGATACTGGACGGCGGGGGGAACCTCGTCTCCATTACCGTGCTCAAGGGGAAGCTGGACCCGTCCTCACCGCAGGCCGCTCATCTGGTGGACGGCATCAGCGGCGCGACCCTGACCACGAAGGGCGTCACGGAACTCTTGATGAGAAGCCTCTCGATGTACGAGCCCTATTTCACAATGATCCGTCGCGGAGGTGTCGAACATGGCAGTCGATAA